CTGGACAAGGAATCGGTACTTCTTCCCTGGGGTGAGGCCATCGAACCGGTACCTGGTGTATCCAAAGGGCTGGGAGGAGTTTGTCACCAGACTGCCTCTGTCGTCCAGCACCTGAAGGATGTATCCATCAGCCACACCCAGAGCTTCCTGCCAGCTCACCTGGAGGCTGCAGGTGGTGTGGAGGTTGTCCACCTGGAGCCCTGTCACTGCTGAGGGGACTGGACATGAGGGGATTGTTAGgtcagatttgttgttgttgttgttgattcgTGGTAGGATAAAGTGACTGATGGAGTTAAGATGATTTTCATTAATTGGCCACTAGATgtcagcagaggaaacagagtcTGTTGAATCAGTACACGAATGAGCATCAACATGAGCCTGATTctgttctctgtgctgtgtaAAGTCAAACGCCTTCCTCCAATACAGGCTGCAGTTCCAGCTCATGTGAGGCaatgctgccacctgctggtgtaAACAGTAACTGCACCTGGATTTTTTTCTACAGAccagctgtgacacacaaatCTGAACAGTCTCTGCCCCTTAAACTGGATCCACACCAAAATCAGCAGGTTCTCCAGACACGAGAGAAAACATAAGCTCCAGAGCAGAAGTGAAAAGGAACGGTAACGGTTCCACTGTCTGCTGTTAATAAACAGAACATCATAAATGCTTTGTgctgtacaggtgtgtgtatattcaCACCTGATCATATGTACTGTATTGTAGTGcagtgtacaggtgtgtgtatatgctgaCCTGTGCGTCCTGAGGCGGTGTTGTTGTCGACCAGCTCTCCGCTCACAGACTGAACCGTCACGCTGTACAGCTGCCCGGGCTGCAGGGAGCCAAAGGTCACCTCGTTCTGGTGTTTGAGGACACGTCGGACGTCCAGCTGTCTGCTCTCTCTGAACAGAAACACGGAGTATCCGTCCACGTCGCCCTGACCTGGAGTCCAGCTCACcttcagactgctgctgtctccGCCGTTACTGACGTGGATGTTCTTCACTTTACTGGGAACTGAGGGGGACACAGACTTTAGCTTCCTGAACCACAGCAGCTGAAGTGAAGCAGGAGgattcactggttccagctgTGACCATTTCCTAGAGCTTCCTCCTGGAAAATCTAGTTCTACACTGACTTTCAGACACCAGAAGCTACAGAGCTGTTTCCACCTAATACAGTTCATTTCTTTTTGGGGTtgtctttcagtttgtttgatgCTCAGTGTGTAATTTAACTTCAAACTGTTCAGAATTCAACATGAACCATCTTTACAGTGAGAAACTGAGCTCACATGTCTGTGAGAAGTATCATCACAGTGTTATTATCACAGTGGAGACTCCTGTGAAGCCTGACACACTGACAGTTCCAGTCTGAAGTAAATGAATCATCGTCTGACTGTGGAGGCGTTTCTGTGATGCTGCATATTAATATTTGAAGTTCAGAACAACAACATAACAGATGTTAATCAACAGCTGTATGTTCATCTTTGCATCTTTAGAAAACACTGGTAACACTGGTGTCCTCTGACCTGTGCGGCCCTCGATAAACTGGGCTCTCTGGTTGGGGCCGCTGAAGGTTGAAACCAGGATCTTGTACAGGCGTCCCGGTGTGAGCGAGGACAGGAGACACTCCCCCACGCCGCTGCCCAGAGTGATCGGAGGAAACACCTTCATGTCGTTGAAGAGCAGCTGCACCTCGTAGTGATCCACGTCACCTGGGGCGGCCGACCACATCACCCTCAGGTCCTCGGTGCCCCGCCCGGCCAGGACCAGGGACCGGACCGGGGCTGGGACTGTAGGAAGAGGACAGGGGCGGGAGTGAGTCTGACCAGACCAGGTCTGCTCagtccaccacacacacacacacacaaccacacacactctgcaggtaGGTCAAAGATCACTCACAGGTCCTGCCGTGGGTGGAGGTGCTGGCTTCGTACTTCCCGCTCCGGGTGTTCACCAGCACCGTGTAGAGTCTGCCGGGCACAAGACCGTGAAACACACACTCGTTCTGCGTCTTCCGCACCGTCTGGTTCTGCAGGAACACGTTGTTGTGTTTGATGAACACCTGGTAGAAGTCAAAGTCTCCGGCCGCGTGACGCCAGTAAACCTTCAGGTAGTCGTCACGCGCAGCGTGGGTCGCTGTCGGGTTCTGGACCTTTGAGGGCTCTGAGAGGAAAGCGGGCCGTTAGACGGACACACAGCAGTTTACAGGTCAGCACACATTCATTCAAACCGGATCCAGACACTCACGCGTCCTCTCCTGGACGAAGGTGTCGTTCTGGAAGCTGCCGCTGCGCGATGTGATGGAGATGTTGTAGAGGCGTCCGGACACCAGGgagttaaacacacactctggacTGGATTTGGAAACAGCCAGAGTGTGAACGGGCTTCTCCCGGTCCCTCAGGCTCACAAGGTAACTGTCGACCTCACCTGCGGCCGGACGCCACGACACGCTGAGGAAGTCCATGCGACCGTTATTGCTGACCGTTACCTCGCCGACTGCAGCCGGGactggagggaggggggaggggggagaaggTTAGAGGTGTCACCAGTCTCTCACCAGAACCATCGTCCCAGTTATGTAATGGTATCAATTCCTTCATCCTCCAGGAAACTGCCTGCACACTCTCACATTCCACCCCGATGCCTAAAGGGAGTCAGGCTGCAGAGGTCTGAGCGTCCCTCCATGGATACGCGTCCCCACTGTTGTTAAATTCATAaacaccaaagcagctgaaactgattaaCAACCCCCTCTGCTACTAAACTAACCAGGTCAATATCCCACAGGTTTAACTGACCTGATGCTGTACTGAGATTTAAAAGTGTTCCTCACTTTTCTGTGAGCAGTGGATATTTTGTTCCACCGGTTTGATGTGAAACGGTTTCTGCTGGAACGTAAAGGATGAACAACACTTTGGACACTCGGTGACCTCCAGAGCTTTGGTCCACATGTTTGTGTGGTAAAGTAACAATGAAGTGACAGGAAGTTTCTGACGGggcttttattgttgttgttgttctcgACACTTCCTGAACATTCCTGACAAATTCCTGCTTTTCAATAATATCCTGCTgttagaacacacacacatacacacacacacacacacacacacacacacacacacacacacacacacacacacacacacacacacacacacacacaggctgtctCAGACcaacatttttgaaacaaactgaaaacgCAGTGAAGtgttgtcatgttgtttgttggtgtgtgttggtgtgtgttgttgtgtgtggtgttgttgtGTAACACAGTTTGGAGCTGGACTCTCACCAACCTTCACACAGACCCACATCATCCTTCACACCAGGCTTCAacccacagaaacatgtcagcAGTGAGATTGttctgaatgactgaatgattttctgttgatcgaACGATCGATTGATtcaaatgatttgtttgtttgtttgtaatcaGTGAATTAAGCAGGTGAAACATTTGCAGGTGGATCTGTACCGACCTGCTCACCAGCTGCAGCCTGGTGTCTCAGAAACGGGCTTACCGGTGCGTCCCTCTGCCACCGTCTGTCTGGAGGTGTGTCCCGCTCTGACGGTGGTTAACACCACCTTGTACAGAGCTCCGGGTCTCAGGGACAGGAAACTCGTGCTGGTGGCGTCGGCCTCCACGCTCTCGTTCTTGATGACAATGCTGTCGTGGACCAGCAGGACCTGATAAGAGTCCAGGTCTCCAGAGGCTGGTTCCCACTGAGCCTGCAGGGTGTCGGTGCTGCCAAGGTTAGAAACCTGCAGCCTGCTGACCTGAGCCGGAGCTgaggacatacacacacacacgcgcgcgcacacacacgcacacacacacacacacacacacactctgtgtcaGGTTCTGGTCTGAGCTTCAGTCACAGTCATCAAACAGTGAGAGCACAGTGACGCTTGTTTGTCGTCACCAACCGCCCAAAAACATTACAACCAACACGTGAACACTAACTAACACTAACTGCAGTTAGATTCATGACAGTCCTGCTCCATCCTGACCAACacacctccaccctccaccgACCCCGGACAGTGAACTGAAAAACTCTGACAGAACAACCAGCGCAGAGTGAATAAATCCAACATACTGGTCCACGCTgtcacagaggcagagctgctcagGTTTCCGCTGTTGGTCGTCACAGTGACAGTGTAGCAGCGTCCTGAGGTGAGGACACCGAAGGTGCACTCTCTGGACTCTGCGGGGAGGATCCTCTGAGCCGCCACGATGGCGGGGTGTTCCTGTCTGAGGAGCGCGGTGAATCCATCCCACTCTCCAACCGGTCGGCTCCACAGGACGCTGAGAGAGCGTTCATCAGTGTGACGGACGAGTAGCTGCTGCACGGGACGAGGAGCTGCGGGGAAAACAGACGTGATTAGATTAGACCCCCCgacacccccccacaccccccacacCCCGGACTCATCAGGTGTCCCCTAAACATCCCAAGGAGTCCACTGATGACCAGAAGACAGAGGTATTAAGTAAGTTACGTGAATAataaccatagactgtataagacatggacgtagcacccgtgacgtcacccatgggtctcggggagtcggttttgtgaacAAACCATGGGCATcggagctgcgccatcttggattttagtgggagtgttctttccatatttggcaaagaggcggttactctacagGTCAGTCGGGGTCAGCCAGCCGAGAACCAGCCCACTTAGCTCGGTGCAACCGAgttagcctaaggctaatcagctaatcagctaggctaacaagctaagcggcagctacacgcagctacatccaccacaggaCAGTCCcagagtccgacccgactagctcgaccccatacgaccgcgacacagagcatacaacagagatcataatgttgctgctgtgttttaaacatgactgtttcagatagagaggttttaggtggagctgcagggtttggtggagctgtgggaggaaatttatttctagcctattatttaacagtgaaacaattattattatttcatattgataaaatatattaaaacgttaaaaaccttattattattactgtcattattattaatgataacaataaaaataatgataataatttcatatttaccggctttcgccCCTGCCTCCATCCaatatccacttacagttacagcagcacacaaacaacagcagccgctcactgacggagctgctctgtccatgcaatgtcggactgttttaaacagaaaaatgagaccaaataaaattgtagcctagtattcccgcaataaacggactcaccggactaacattagctgctccggtcctctatctgtatcagcagcgaccacaaaccggcaattaagtcataagctagcggcaaaatatgctaatacatgctaattagcgcaaacatccacgtaaaatagtgagaaatttacttagcaaaaaaactgcaacacagactccttcgacggtcggttagtacagtctacactacaacaagccatgctgtcacagaaacctatccggacattggcaaacaaacacggacactgcagcccctgtcaaccgctggaggtagccggaggcctctggatgtagacgtctagcccagccgatgctttagcaaagagctaactgccagtgcctgtctatggggctgtcactcaacgtaaccacgccctaatttatgtaagaattttaagcctaaatactccccccccacagtgttcacggaggtggaaactatcagccagcccccagcggcagccgaggaactgcagctttttgaacgcggaagtgatcctcactgctgaaacctacaactgccccCTTGATAATAACAGGAAAAAATTACGTcataataaaaatcattttactgTTCCTGCACTGAGACGTCAGTTACTCAGCTCTgcttctgtcagtcagctgactCCTGAGCTTCAGCTGTTTCACCTTCCTGTTCTCAGACTGAAACTTGCTCATGTTCCATTCAGTTTTCAGCTAAAGCCAAAGAACAAAGTGTAAATATTCACTGACCCAGTCGTCCGTGGCACTGCACCGTATTACCCAGAATGCCACTGTGAACCGTGACCTCTGCCCTGTAGAGTCGTCCCGGCACCAGACCGAGGCTGAGGCTGGAGAAGGTGAGCTGTCTTCCCGGTTTATCGACCGTCTCGTTCACCAGAACCACCGACCCGTTTCTGAGCAGGACGCTGTAGTTCTCCCAGTCACCAGAGGGGGGCATCCAGCTGAGACTCAGTGTCTTGCCGTCCCCGCCAGGAGACATTTGGAGAGCTGACACCTGGTCAGGCACTGAACCAGGACAGGACGGGGGGGGGTCATAgatcataatcataataaatttaaactttattattctaaacaaaagctgtaaaaagaaaacacagctttcacAGTGTCATGGTTACCTGTCCTCTCTCTGGTCCTGGTCTCTGTactctgtcctccagctgtggtcttgactgacagctgatacATGCGACCGGGAGTCAGACTCTTAAAGACCACCCGAGTTACATTGGGAGGTAAGCGGTGCCACTGTGGGGCCGATCCAGGAGCCGATAGGGTCACCAGGTAGACGTCCACGCCCCCTCCAGGTGACACCCAGGACGCCAGCAGACGGTCTGAGCTGCCGTTGTTGTCCAGCCTCAGATCTGTGACTGCTGCCgggactgaggaggaggaaggtgcaGCTTATGTTTAAACTccaaatcaaatttaaattcaaatgagcTTTATTGACAAAGTTTCAATACAATTTGTCcacatacacaataaaacagCTAATTTCCACCAGTCTCTCACAGGGAGGACACATAgggctgtgaggtgacagtgctaaccggTGCTCCACCAGGTCCCAGTTGAACCCAGTGCCATTTTTGGGTGGGGGAGGAGCGTTAAAACAACGAGGGACAAACTGAGTTCAGCCGCTGGTCTCACTGCGTCTCTTCTTacatcttttattctgaaaacccTCAGACTGAGccagacaggaaatgtgctgCAAAACCAACACTGGCGGCTCAAAGAGGTTGAAAATATCCCATAATATGTACCTGTGACAGCCTGTTCGGAAGCAGAGCTCTGCAGGCCGACGGCCTCCGTTACCACGGTGACGGTGTACGGGGTCCCCGGCTGCAGGCCATCCAGCTCGATGGAGGTCGCCATGTTTTTTAGAGTGACGTTCTTCAGCAGAACCCCTTCAGGATCCGTCAGCAGAACCCTGAACCGCTCTGTTCTACCCGGACCCACCTGCCAGGACACCCTGAGGCTGTCTGAGGACGAGGACGCCACTTGGAGGCCACGGACAGAGGAGGGAGCTGGACGAGGGTGACAAGCAGTGGGAGAGGACGTTTTCAGATCTGTGActgcagtaaaagtacaaaCTGCAAAAATATCAGTAAGTAATAATGAGGACAGTTCTCTACGGAACCCGAGTCTGAAACATCAGCCTCTGACCCGCAGAACTGGTTTTACTGGTGCTACTGGTCTGTCAGAACTCTGCCAGGAGCAGGTGCAGGTGAGCGGCGGACGTCTGCGATCCTTCCTGAGGGATCGCGTGTGTCTGGTGGGGATTTTTCTCACCTGAGCGTCCAGGTGTCTCACCTGTAGCTGCCGTGGTGTGGACAGGTGCAGCGCTCTTGTTTCCTGCAGTAGCCACCACGCTGACTGTGTACAGAGTACCGGGGACCAGGGAGCTGAAACCAGACTGGGGGACTGCGGAGCCCATGACTCTGGTACTGCGGACGGATCTGGAGCTGGTGTCCTCCAGAGTCAGATCATACCAGTCCACATGGCCAGCAGAGCGAGACCAGAACACCCTCAGACCTGAAGAATCGGTGTGGACCGCAGACAGGGTTTTATACTGAGCCTGGTCCAGCTGGACCTCCAGACGAGCCGGACTGGCAGGGTCTGAAACAGGGGACAGGATTCAGGAGAGACGACTGGTGTTAAAGGTTATCCAGAGCTCTGGACTCAGAGGCAAAATCAATCAATTCAATTGGTTTGGAAGCTCCGATCAATGCAGAACTGATCAGTCCAGTGAtgaaggacagaaaataaacaggtCAATTATCAATATCAGTTAAACATCAAACCAAAATAGAAAATCTGTTtaaatcacagtgaacttcAACTCTTTgggctgaaaacacaaaaacagaaaaggaaaagcaaattgatcctgatcctgatgctGGTGTTTGGGAGCACAGATCTAACACACTTCCTGTTCTACCTGCAGCGACAGCGACACTGAGTGAACACGTGTTTATCAGCTGACGAACACGGAGTCCGAGGCATCTGCACCGAGCTGAAACGATCAAGGACAAACCTCGATCCAAACCCTGGACCTAATCCCGTCAGACCTGGTCTTGTTAGTGGTGTTTTGCCTGAGCACATGGAggtctctctgctctgactgcttcctgtctttgtcaggtccagcagcagcagatgcgATGGGGGGGGGGATTGTTTTAGCTTCTTAAAGAATGTGACGTTTTCACAGAGAGTCgggacaggaaacagaaaaaagacagggaGCAGCAGGACGAGGAGGgggacaccccccccccaccagccCAGTCCTGAACCCTGACCTGCTCACAATATGGTTTCCTCCCTGAGGAGACTTCACTGTTTCCTGTTGGCAGATCAGTGACACCCCGAGGACAATATGTCCTGGACATGTCCAGAGAAAGAAACCTGTCCCATAAAGAGACAGTGAAAGCTCACTGGACAAAAAGAGTAAGACCTGCACGAAACACAACTATGATCAGCTTATGATACAAACTCAGACAAACGTGAGGTGGTTACCCCCCCAcgtcacacacacccaccccgTCCCCCCCGGCAGTGGGAGTGAAGTGGAGGCCTCCTGTATCCGCTGCCAAAGACAATGTGAGGAGGGAaatgggagggggagggagggcaggggagggggagggttgTTCTGGAAACACTTGAGGTTCATTGTTAGAGAGCAGAGTGATGGTCACAGGATGTCCAGCCCACTTCAGCACGGACCTGGAGACTGTCCACAACACCAGAACATAGGGACAGTGTGGAACCAATAACCAATAACCAATAATCAGTAATCAATAATCAGGGATCAGCAGCTCTGCAAAGTGAGATCTTACCTGTGCACACTGACGCgctgctcctctctccatctgtcctgGAAATCACCGTAAACCGGTACAAAGTCCCGGGTTCCAGACCCATGACCCGACAGACGAAGCCGGTCCCGGTCTCACCGTACGGGTCACAGTAGGTGGACTCGGCCCGGGAGCCCCCCTCAATAACCAGGCTGAAGTTACAGGACAGCCCGCCGGTGGTTAACGTCACCAGAGCCGCGTCTGAACCGGCGTCGACCTGCGTCACGTTCACCGAGCAGCGGGAAACGGCAGAGGTGGGAACCTGAAACCGGAAGTCACGGAAACACAAGTGAGCTCCGACTCACCGACagaggcaaaaataaatattagattagattcaacttttcCAATGCAAAACTCtttctcaaattgaatcgaaggcaactggacttgtatttgtctgggaagacgtttcgcctcttatccaaggggcttcatcagctCGTATGCCATGGTCTTTCTAGTCTGacttggtcagactagtgcgaaCTAGAAAGACCATGGCATACAAGtcaaatacaagtccagttgccttcgattcaatttgagagagagaacaatgacctggatgaatgagaacattcacagacatatttcCAATGCAaaacaatttccctctgagggaggaataaagtatatctatctatctatctatctattgtCATCACACATGTACAGAGACAGGGTAACGACATgaagtttagcatctaaccagaagtgcagGATAAACAGTATTCACAGTagaatatgtaaataaataaacaaacaaacagtgagtcagtaaataaaaacctgaacacagagCCTCTGGATCAGTGAGGACAGGAAGGTTCTTAATGATCCAGATGGAGTGAATATCGATGATTGACTGATatcacccaaacacacacacacacacacacacacacacacacacacacgatgaaTGAAGGTTCCCGCTGTGTGTGAGCTTACGCTCTAATTCCAACCTCTAatccagaggtgtccaaactgtcccacaaAGGGACACAtggctgcaggtgtttgttcCAACCAATAAAGAGCTCACAGTCTGACCAATCAGCTgcctgaagactgagatcaggtctgatgtgctgctgctcaccctccctccctctctccctctctccctctctccctccctccctctctccctctctccctccctctctctctccctccctctctctctctctctccctccctctctccctccctccctccctctctctcccagacCTGTGAACTCACCTCATTTACACTCCAGAATAAACCGAGTATCAAACATCTTGTGAGCATCTCTGGTTTAAATCCGTTCGTTTGAGTAGCGGAGTAGAAATGAGGTGTTTTCCCAGGTGAGCTGACATCACGAGGATGTGCAGTTTGAAAAACGCGTCAGGGCTTCGCGTGCTACAGTTTGGCACGTCGTGCGTAAAAGTGTCCAAAGCGTGTCAGTCCAGACTGGATCCACAGCTGCATCCTCACAGCATCTGCAGCAGGTGGAACTATTCTAATTCACCTGGGACAGGAGGACTGTGTCTCCAGTCCAACCCAGACACAGATTCCGAAGACTCTGGAGCGTCTTTCTCCCGCGTCCTCCCTACAGTCAGAGCCTGGTGGCGGATTTCTTCCTCACACGCTGGTGTCACATTTATCCAACGGCCTTTAAATGTTCACTGGGCTGCGAGCAGAGGCAGACAGGCTCCCTGCAGACCAGCACCCCACCCTGCTTTCCTTCCTGCCCGCCTCCACTTTCTCTGACGACCTTTAGCCTCTAACTGAGCTCCGTGGTCAGAGCATTGTTATGGCTAAATGAGAGTTATCCAATCAGGAAGCAGCCTCACATACAGCTCCACAAACACCATCTAATTATAGACAGTTTGGAGCAAAGAGTTtcatcagagagcagcagcttcagactCTCTCTGTGGGTACACCTGCCCCACGGAGTCCTGAACTTTAAACTCTGTCtacaaaaaaccccaaactcagacacagagagagagagagagagagagaagctgaggtA
The window above is part of the Toxotes jaculatrix isolate fToxJac2 chromosome 5, fToxJac2.pri, whole genome shotgun sequence genome. Proteins encoded here:
- the LOC121182485 gene encoding receptor-type tyrosine-protein phosphatase beta-like isoform X4; the protein is MLTRCLILGLFWSVNEVPTSAVSRCSVNVTQVDAGSDAALVTLTTGGLSCNFSLVIEGGSRAESTYCDPYGETGTGFVCRVMGLEPGTLYRFTVISRTDGERSSASVCTDPASPARLEVQLDQAQYKTLSAVHTDSSGLRVFWSRSAGHVDWYDLTLEDTSSRSVRSTRVMGSAVPQSGFSSLVPGTLYTVSVVATAGNKSAAPVHTTAATAPSSVRGLQVASSSSDSLRVSWQVGPGRTERFRVLLTDPEGVLLKNVTLKNMATSIELDGLQPGTPYTVTVVTEAVGLQSSASEQAVTVPAAVTDLRLDNNGSSDRLLASWVSPGGGVDVYLVTLSAPGSAPQWHRLPPNVTRVVFKSLTPGRMYQLSVKTTAGGQSTETRTRERTVPDQVSALQMSPGGDGKTLSLSWMPPSGDWENYSVLLRNGSVVLVNETVDKPGRQLTFSSLSLGLVPGRLYRAEVTVHSGILGNTVQCHGRLAPRPVQQLLVRHTDERSLSVLWSRPVGEWDGFTALLRQEHPAIVAAQRILPAESRECTFGVLTSGRCYTVTVTTNSGNLSSSASVTAWTTPAQVSRLQVSNLGSTDTLQAQWEPASGDLDSYQVLLVHDSIVIKNESVEADATSTSFLSLRPGALYKVVLTTVRAGHTSRQTVAEGRTVPAAVGEVTVSNNGRMDFLSVSWRPAAGEVDSYLVSLRDREKPVHTLAVSKSSPECVFNSLVSGRLYNISITSRSGSFQNDTFVQERTQPSKVQNPTATHAARDDYLKVYWRHAAGDFDFYQVFIKHNNVFLQNQTVRKTQNECVFHGLVPGRLYTVLVNTRSGKYEASTSTHGRTFPAPVRSLVLAGRGTEDLRVMWSAAPGDVDHYEVQLLFNDMKVFPPITLGSGVGECLLSSLTPGRLYKILVSTFSGPNQRAQFIEGRTVPSKVKNIHVSNGGDSSSLKVSWTPGQGDVDGYSVFLFRESRQLDVRRVLKHQNEVTFGSLQPGQLYSVTVQSVSGELVDNNTASGRTVPSAVTGLQVDNLHTTCSLQVSWQEALGVADGYILQVLDDRGSLVTNSSQPFGYTRYRFDGLTPGKKYRFLVQTTSGGVHSPGVSAEARTRPAAVTGLSIKTNTTTSLSFLWSPPEGEFDFYQIFLYKSDDSLQERRRVQSSSQQCSFQGLRPGALYKMVVQSLSGEQTNQSSIAVRTVPAAVLSLRARSGNQSDALWVNWEHGGGDLSGYLLSLYNPDGSQRAERQLGSEVTEFAFSDLVPGRLYRAELLSLSGELSSRAGTVGRTAPRPPTSFLFGGVTNTSLEITWSGPVDSDYDDFDLKWSPGDQLSVINPYHSRPSGSRILTGMFPGRLYTFSLRTVSGATERGATPTYSTPIYNSIRTKPERVHNLHCHPQSSTSISCSWTPPAADYDSYTIECLHQDSQTLVYSRRTGRNSTAYVIAQLEPHKRYTVSVKVISDRTTSEEAQDGVVTMIDRPPVPPLSVRVSAKPEGVTKSSIVFKFNCSWFSDVNGAIRFFTVVVTESEGVDNIQPRQQHPLPSYLDYRSNSSIKSYQTSYFHSYCNQGPDSSHSFEISVGTGMESLGGTCDHRHTDPETSRDLNRFCDGPLKPKTAYRLSVRAFTQLFDEEKNGVPVSSPLYADTYLSVPVVTEAEPLSGVIEGVSAGMFLIVMMVGVTALLVCRHKARKVVEERAVVRMSVRRERRTSGLHLGVRGSRRISSPIKIMNFESHYNKLQADSNYLLSEEYEDLKDVGRNQPLDSALLPENRGKNRYNNILPYDSTRVKLSYVDDDPCSDYINASYIPGNNFRREYIATQGPLPGTKDDFWKMVWEQNVHNIVMVTQCVEKGRVKCDHYWPSDQDPLYYGDLIVQMLSESVLPEWTIREFNICSEEQLSFTRLVRQFHYTVWPDHGVPETTQSLVQFVRTVRDYVNRTPGSGPTVVHCSAGVGRTGTFIVLDRVLQQLDSKDTLDIYGSVFDLRLHRSHMVQTECQYAYLHQCVRDVLRARKLRSEQENLLYPIYENVSFSAQREMLCTRR
- the LOC121182485 gene encoding receptor-type tyrosine-protein phosphatase beta-like isoform X5 produces the protein MGLEPGTLYRFTVISRTDGERSSASVCTDPASPARLEVQLDQAQYKTLSAVHTDSSGLRVFWSRSAGHVDWYDLTLEDTSSRSVRSTRVMGSAVPQSGFSSLVPGTLYTVSVVATAGNKSAAPVHTTAATAPSSVRGLQVASSSSDSLRVSWQVGPGRTERFRVLLTDPEGVLLKNVTLKNMATSIELDGLQPGTPYTVTVVTEAVGLQSSASEQAVTVPAAVTDLRLDNNGSSDRLLASWVSPGGGVDVYLVTLSAPGSAPQWHRLPPNVTRVVFKSLTPGRMYQLSVKTTAGGQSTETRTRERTVPDQVSALQMSPGGDGKTLSLSWMPPSGDWENYSVLLRNGSVVLVNETVDKPGRQLTFSSLSLGLVPGRLYRAEVTVHSGILGNTVQCHGRLAPRPVQQLLVRHTDERSLSVLWSRPVGEWDGFTALLRQEHPAIVAAQRILPAESRECTFGVLTSGRCYTVTVTTNSGNLSSSASVTAWTTPAQVSRLQVSNLGSTDTLQAQWEPASGDLDSYQVLLVHDSIVIKNESVEADATSTSFLSLRPGALYKVVLTTVRAGHTSRQTVAEGRTVPAAVGEVTVSNNGRMDFLSVSWRPAAGEVDSYLVSLRDREKPVHTLAVSKSSPECVFNSLVSGRLYNISITSRSGSFQNDTFVQERTQPSKVQNPTATHAARDDYLKVYWRHAAGDFDFYQVFIKHNNVFLQNQTVRKTQNECVFHGLVPGRLYTVLVNTRSGKYEASTSTHGRTFPAPVRSLVLAGRGTEDLRVMWSAAPGDVDHYEVQLLFNDMKVFPPITLGSGVGECLLSSLTPGRLYKILVSTFSGPNQRAQFIEGRTVPSKVKNIHVSNGGDSSSLKVSWTPGQGDVDGYSVFLFRESRQLDVRRVLKHQNEVTFGSLQPGQLYSVTVQSVSGELVDNNTASGRTVPSAVTGLQVDNLHTTCSLQVSWQEALGVADGYILQVLDDRGSLVTNSSQPFGYTRYRFDGLTPGKKYRFLVQTTSGGVHSPGVSAEARTRPAAVTGLSIKTNTTTSLSFLWSPPEGEFDFYQIFLYKSDDSLQERRRVQSSSQQCSFQGLRPGALYKMVVQSLSGEQTNQSSIAVRTVPAAVLSLRARSGNQSDALWVNWEHGGGDLSGYLLSLYNPDGSQRAERQLGSEVTEFAFSDLVPGRLYRAELLSLSGELSSRAGTVGRTAPRPPTSFLFGGVTNTSLEITWSGPVDSDYDDFDLKWSPGDQLSVINPYHSRPSGSRILTGMFPGRLYTFSLRTVSGATERGATPTYSTPIYNSIRTKPERVHNLHCHPQSSTSISCSWTPPAADYDSYTIECLHQDSQTLVYSRRTGRNSTAYVIAQLEPHKRYTVSVKVISDRTTSEEAQDGVVTMIDRPPVPPLSVRVSAKPEGVTKSSIVFKFNCSWFSDVNGAIRFFTVVVTESEGVDNIQPRQQHPLPSYLDYRSNSSIKSYQTSYFHSYCNQGPDSSHSFEISVGTGMESLGGTCDHRHTDPETSRDLNRFCDGPLKPKTAYRLSVRAFTQLFDEEKNGVPVSSPLYADTYLSVPVVTEAEPLSGVIEGVSAGMFLIVMMVGVTALLVCRHKARKVVEERAVVRMSVRRERRTSGLHLGVRGSRRISSPIKIMNFESHYNKLQADSNYLLSEEYEDLKDVGRNQPLDSALLPENRGKNRYNNILPYDSTRVKLSYVDDDPCSDYINASYIPGNNFRREYIATQGPLPGTKDDFWKMVWEQNVHNIVMVTQCVEKGRVKCDHYWPSDQDPLYYGDLIVQMLSESVLPEWTIREFNICSEEQLSFTRLVRQFHYTVWPDHGVPETTQSLVQFVRTVRDYVNRTPGSGPTVVHCSAGVGRTGTFIVLDRVLQQLDSKDTLDIYGSVFDLRLHRSHMVQTECQYAYLHQCVRDVLRARKLRSEQENLLYPIYENVSFSAQREMLCTRR